The Glycine soja cultivar W05 chromosome 3, ASM419377v2, whole genome shotgun sequence genome window below encodes:
- the LOC114407512 gene encoding hydrophobic protein RCI2B: MADDSTATCIDILLAIILPPLGVFLKYGCKVEFWICLVLTLFGYIPGIIYAVYAITK; this comes from the exons ATGGCCGACGACAGCACAGCTACCTGCATCGACATCCTCCTTGCCATCATCCTCCCTCCTCTCGGTGTCTTCCTCAAGTATGGATGCAAG GTAGAGTTCTGGATCTGTTTGGTGCTTACTCTTTTTGGTTACATTCCTGGAATTATCTATGCTGTCTATGCTATCACCAAGTGA
- the LOC114407511 gene encoding pentatricopeptide repeat-containing protein At3g24000, mitochondrial-like, whose translation MIIMKLVLQLQLFTSGVPKFHQFSSVPDLKHLLNNAAKLKSLKHATQIHSQLVTTNNHASLANINTLLLLYAKCGSIHHTLLLFNTYPHPSTNVVTWTTLINQLSRSNKPFQALTFFNRMRTTGIYPNHFTFSAILPACAHAALLSEGQQIHALIHKHCFLNDPFVATALLDMYAKCGSMLLAENVFDEMPHRNLVSWNSMIVGFVKNKLYGRAIGVFREVLSLGPDQVSISSVLSACAGLVELDFGKQVHGSIVKRGLVGLVYVKNSLVDMYCKCGLFEDATKLFCGGGDRDVVTWNVMIMGCFHCQNFEQACTYFQAMIREGVEPDEASYSSLFHASASIAALTQGTMIHSHVLKTGHVKNSRISSSLVTMYGKCGSMLDAYQVFRETKEHNVVCWTAMITVFHQHGCANEAIKLFEEMLNEGVVPEYITFVSVLSACSHTGKIDDGFKYFNSMANVHNIKPGLEHYACMVDLLGRVGRLEEACRFIESMPFEPDSLVWGALLGACGKHANVEMGREVAERLFKLEPDNPGNYMLLSNIYIRHGMLEEADEVRRLMGINGVRKESGCSWIDVKNRTFVFNANDRSHSRTQEIYGMLQKLKELIKRRGYVAETQFATNSVEGSEEQSLWCHSEKLALAFGLLVLPPGSPVRIKKNLRTCGDCHTVMKFASEIFQREIIVRDINRFHRFTNGSCSCMDYW comes from the coding sequence ATGATTATTATGAAACTTGTCTTGCAGTTGCAGCTATTCACAAGTGGTGTTCCAAAATTCCACCAATTCTCCTCAGTTCCCGACCTCAAGCATCTCCTCAACAACGCCGCAAAGTTGAAGAGCCTTAAACACGCGACCCAAATCCACTCCCAACTCGTAACAACCAATAATCACGCGTCCCTCGCCAACATCAACACCCTCCTCCTCTTGTATGCAAAATGCGGCTCCATCCACCACACGCTCCTCTTGTTCAACACATACCCTCACCCCTCAACCAACGTCGTCACGTGGACCACACTCATAAACCAACTCTCCCGTTCCAACAAACCCTTCCAAGCCTTGACATTTTTCAACCGCATGAGAACCACTGGCATATACCCAAACCACTTCACCTTCTCAGCGATCTTACCCGCGTGCGCGCACGCAGCGCTCCTTTCAGAGGGCCAACAAATCCACGCATTGATACACAAACACTGCTTCCTAAATGACCCTTTTGTTGCCACCGCGTTGTTAGACATGTACGCTAAGTGTGGCTCCATGTTGTTGGCGGAGAACGTGTTCGACGAAATGCCCCATAGAAACCTCGTTTCATGGAACTCCATGATTGTCGGGTTTGTTAAGAACAAGTTGTACGGTCGTGCCATTGGGGTTTTCAGGGAGGTTCTTTCACTTGGCCCCGACCAAGTTAGTATCTCGAGCGTATTGAGTGCTTGTGCTGGATTGGTTGAGTTAGATTTTGGGAAACAAGTCCATGGGAGCATTGTTAAGCGTGGTTTGGTGGGGTTGGTTTATGTCAAGAACTCGCTGGTGGACATGTATTGCAAATGCGGgctgtttgaggatgcaaccaAGTTGTTCTGTGGTGGTGGAGATAGAGATGTTGTAACGTGGAATGTAATGATCATGGGATGCTTTCATTGCCAAAATTTTGAACAAGCTTGCACCTATTTCCAAGCTATGATAAGGGAAGGCGTAGAACCCGACGAGGCTTCATACTCTTCTCTTTTTCATGCTTCTGCAAGTATTGCAGCATTAACACAGGGGACCATGATCCATAGTCATGTTTTAAAAACCGGGCATGTGAAAAACTCTCGTATTTCAAGTTCGTTGGTGACTATGTATGGGAAATGTGGAAGCATGTTAGACGCTTATCAAGTTTTTCGAGAAACTAAGGAACATAATGTGGTTTGTTGGACGGCTATGATAACAGTTTTCCATCAACATGGTTGCGCAAATGAGGCGATTAAATTGTTTGAGGAGATGCTCAATGAAGGGGTTGTGCCGGAATACATTACTTTTGTTTCCGTGTTGTCGGCTTGCAGCCATACGGGGAAGATTGATGATGGTTTTAAGTACTTCAATTCCATGGCTAATGTTCATAACATTAAACCCGGGCTTGAGCATTATGCTTGCATGGTTGACTTGCTTGGTCGTGTTGGTCGATTGGAGGAAGCATGTAGGTTCATTGAATCCATGCCATTCGAGCCTGACTCGTTGGTTTGGGGGGCTTTGCTTGGGGCATGTGGAAAACATGCCAATGTTGAAATGGGAAGAGAGGTCGCAGAGAGACTTTTCAAGTTGGAACCGGATAATCCAGGAAACTATATGCTGCTTTCGAATATCTATATAAGACACGGGATGTTGGAAGAAGCTGATGAGGTGAGAAGATTGATGGGGATCAATGGGGTGAGGAAAGAGAGTGGGTGTAGCTGGATTGATGTTAAGAACAGGACCTTTGTTTTCAATGCGAATGATAGGTCACATTCAAGGACACAAGAGATTTATGGAATGCTGCAAAAGTTGAAGGAGTTGATAAAGAGAAGAGGGTATGTGGCTGAGACCCAGTTTGCAACTAACAGTGTGGAAGGCTCTGAAGAGCAGAGTTTGTGGTGTCACAGTGAGAAATTGGCTCTTGCATTTGGTCTTCTGGTCCTCCCACCTGGGTCTCCGGTTAGGATAAAGAAGAATTTGAGGACCTGTGGTGATTGCCATACTGTTATGAAGTTTGCTTCTGAGATTTTTCAGAGAGAAATTATTGTTAGAGATATCAATAGGTTTCATCGATTCACAAATGGATCGTGCTCTTGTATGGATTATTGGTGA
- the LOC114405323 gene encoding pentatricopeptide repeat-containing protein At2g13600-like, which yields MIREGVEPDGASYTSLFHASASIAALTQGTMIHSHVLKTGHVKDSHISSSLVTMYGKCGSMLDAYQVFRETKEHYVVCWTAMITVFHLHGCANEAIELFEEMLNEGVAPEYITFISILSVCSHTGKIDDGFKYFNSMANVHNIKPGLDHYACMVDLLGRVGRLEEACRFIESMPFEPDSLVWGALLGACGKHANVEMGREAAERLFKLEPDNPRNYMLLLNIYLRHGMLEEADEVRRLMGINGVRKESGCSWIDVNNRTFVFFANDRSLSRTQEIYGMLQKLHGFPLISTLNQSHCGVV from the coding sequence ATGATAAGGGAAGGCGTAGAACCCGACGGGGCTTCATACACTTCTCTTTTTCATGCTTCTGCAAGTATTGCAGCATTAACACAGGGGACCATGATCCATAGTCATGTTTTAAAAACCGGGCATGTGAAAGACTCTCATATTTCAAGTTCGTTGGTGACTATGTATGGGAAATGTGGAAGCATGTTAGACGCTTATCAAGTTTTTCGAGAAACTAAGGAACATTATGTGGTTTGTTGGACGGCTATGATAACAGTTTTCCATCTACATGGTTGCGCAAATGAGGCGATTGAATTGTTTGAGGAGATGCTCAATGAAGGGGTTGCGCCTGAATACATTACTTTTATTTCCATCTTGTCGGTTTGCAGCCATACGGGGAAGATTGATGATGGTTTTAAGTACTTCAATTCCATGGCTAATGTTCATAACATTAAACCCGGGCTTGATCATTATGCTTGCATGGTTGACTTGCTTGGTCGTGTTGGTCGATTGGAGGAAGCATGTAGGTTCATTGAATCCATGCCATTCGAGCCTGACTCGTTGGTTTGGGGGGCTTTGCTTGGGGCATGTGGAAAACATGCCAATGTTGAAATGGGAAGAGAGGCCGCAGAGAGACTTTTCAAGTTGGAACCGGATAATCCAAGAAACTATATGCTGCTTTTGAATATCTATTTAAGACACGGGATGTTGGAAGAAGCTGATGAGGTGAGAAGATTGATGGGGATCAATGGGGTGAGGAAAGAGAGTGGGTGTAGCTGGATTGATGTTAATAACAGGACCTTTGTTTTCTTTGCGAATGATAGGTCACTTTCAAGGACACAAGAGATTTATGGAATGCTGCAAAAGTTGCACGGTTTTCCCTTGATCTCAACCTTGAATCAGTCTCACTGTGGTGTGGTGTGA